A window of Acidimicrobiia bacterium contains these coding sequences:
- a CDS encoding ABC transporter permease, with protein sequence MGRYIVRRTLIAIPTLIVISFVIFAILDLAPGDPTASLPLTIPPETRERIRETLGLNDPFFFRWVKWTNQMFITEPLNMIEEIFNVSIGDSANRTRLLSWSSRAPVVDIIIQRIPQTLWVLGLAFIFGIVIAIPVGVISAYKQYSAFDNVGTFVSMVGYSVPTFFTGLLAIVIFSVYLGWFPSFYDTTHTVTDWDSFVVQVKQMIMPVAVLSLFNAAALSRFTRSSVLDNLNDDYVRTARSKGLRENRVLIRHVLRNSLIPVVTLIALQIPGIFAGAIITEQIFRINGLGQLLISSIQGADIPMVQTLTFIFAVLTVGFNLLADVTYGLLDPRIRYD encoded by the coding sequence ATGGGTCGATACATCGTTCGGAGAACTCTGATCGCGATCCCGACGCTGATCGTGATCAGCTTCGTCATCTTCGCCATCCTCGACCTGGCGCCGGGCGACCCGACGGCCTCGTTGCCGTTGACCATCCCACCCGAGACCCGTGAGAGGATCCGGGAGACGCTCGGGCTCAACGACCCGTTCTTCTTCCGGTGGGTGAAGTGGACGAATCAGATGTTCATCACCGAGCCGCTCAACATGATCGAGGAGATCTTCAACGTCAGCATCGGCGACAGCGCCAACAGGACTCGCCTCCTGTCGTGGTCTTCTCGGGCACCCGTCGTCGACATCATCATCCAGCGGATCCCGCAGACCCTCTGGGTCCTCGGCCTGGCTTTCATCTTCGGGATCGTCATCGCCATCCCCGTCGGGGTCATATCTGCCTACAAGCAGTATTCGGCGTTCGACAACGTCGGGACGTTCGTCTCGATGGTCGGCTACTCCGTCCCGACGTTCTTCACCGGTCTGCTGGCGATCGTCATCTTCAGCGTCTACCTGGGGTGGTTCCCGTCGTTCTACGACACGACGCACACCGTGACCGATTGGGACAGCTTCGTCGTCCAGGTGAAACAGATGATCATGCCCGTGGCCGTGCTGTCTCTCTTCAACGCGGCTGCGCTGAGTCGTTTCACCCGGTCGTCCGTGCTCGACAACCTCAACGACGACTATGTCCGCACGGCGCGCTCCAAGGGGCTTCGTGAGAACCGGGTGCTGATCCGTCACGTGCTGCGCAACAGCCTCATCCCGGTCGTGACGCTCATCGCCCTCCAGATCCCCGGGATCTTCGCAGGGGCGATCATCACCGAGCAGATCTTCAGGATCAACGGCCTCGGCCAGCTGCTAATCAGCTCGATCCAGGGTGCCGACATACCCATGGTGCAGACGCTGACGTTCATCTTCGCCGTGCTCACCGTGGGGTTCAACCTCCTCGCCGACGTCACGTACGGCTTGCTCGATCCCCGGATCCGATATGACTGA
- a CDS encoding ABC transporter permease has protein sequence MATTQERIEEAAAVDGIAVDGKHRSLWADVRRQFRRHKGAVVGLFVLTLIVLTSFLGPFFYPWDPFAIDVPNANLSPSVRHLLGTDNLGRDVAARVMIGGRISLAVGMTAMLLGVFIGTAIGVVSGFFRRLDGPLMRLTDMFLALPVLPLLLVIIMLFRDALRARFGPEAGIFLLVVFVIGITSWMQTARVVRGEVLSIKEEEFVLAAQSIGTRRRNIVARHILPNVLSPVMVAAALGVAVAIITESALSFLGLGFPSDFPTWGRLLLDAKDYINITPMRVIWPGLMISLTVISVNFIGDGLRDALDPKLRSK, from the coding sequence ATGGCTACGACACAAGAGCGCATCGAGGAGGCGGCAGCCGTAGACGGCATTGCCGTCGACGGCAAGCACCGATCGTTGTGGGCCGACGTGAGGCGCCAGTTCCGCCGCCACAAGGGCGCCGTCGTTGGCCTGTTCGTGCTGACGCTGATCGTCCTGACCAGCTTCCTCGGTCCGTTCTTCTACCCGTGGGACCCGTTCGCCATCGACGTGCCGAACGCCAACCTGAGCCCTTCGGTGCGGCACCTGCTGGGGACCGACAACCTCGGCCGCGACGTCGCGGCCAGGGTCATGATCGGCGGGAGGATCTCGCTGGCCGTCGGGATGACGGCGATGCTGCTCGGGGTCTTCATCGGGACGGCGATCGGGGTCGTCTCGGGGTTCTTCAGGCGCCTCGACGGACCCCTGATGCGTCTGACCGACATGTTCCTCGCTCTCCCCGTCCTGCCCCTGTTGCTGGTGATCATCATGCTGTTCCGGGACGCCCTGCGAGCGAGGTTCGGCCCGGAGGCCGGCATCTTCCTCCTGGTGGTGTTCGTGATCGGGATCACGAGCTGGATGCAGACGGCCCGGGTGGTGCGAGGCGAGGTGTTGTCGATCAAGGAGGAGGAGTTCGTGCTGGCGGCTCAGAGCATCGGCACGAGGCGGCGCAACATCGTCGCCCGCCACATCCTTCCGAACGTGCTGAGCCCCGTGATGGTGGCCGCCGCCCTCGGCGTCGCCGTCGCCATCATCACGGAGTCTGCGTTGTCTTTCCTCGGTCTCGGCTTCCCGTCCGACTTCCCGACGTGGGGCCGGCTCCTCCTCGACGCCAAGGACTACATCAACATCACGCCGATGCGGGTGATCTGGCCGGGCTTGATGATCTCGCTGACGGTCATCAGCGTGAACTTCATCGGCGACGGGCTCCGCGACGCCCTGGATCCGAAGCTGCGCAGCAAGTAG
- a CDS encoding M1 family metallopeptidase has product MSRRAAPLTVLLALAVSGCTSAAPTTTAVPEAPAAAATSTTAPTTTIPASTTTTTTTTTTMAPTTTAVGFAEVEGIGDSYFPTLGNPGYDVANYHLDLTFDPATGTLTSLVTIAAAATSDLARFNLDFIGFEITELTVDAAPALWDRTTEELTVEPPAPIAAGEDFVVTVAYHGKPVATTSSAIPLNVGWSTVNGQSYVVAEPDAARTWFPCNDHPADKAAFTFRITVPDGTTAAANGEHIETVTDVGASTWVWELDELMAPYLATVVIGDFSIVPDDSGPDIGGVAIRNVLPPDLAAAPPGALDQQAEMIEFFSERFGPYPFDEYGIAIVDGFPAALENQTLSVFGRGFAESPDFEIVLVHELAHQWFGDVVSLAQWKDIWLNEGFASYAEWLWIEAQFGEEALALGIEQERQAFAAFGLPPPGSPPAGDLFNGSVYRVGAMTLHALRLTVGDENFFDILRSYVDRFAGGVASTDDFIGVASEVSGEDMRPLFEAWLYGDEIPAFPTP; this is encoded by the coding sequence ATGTCACGGCGTGCGGCTCCTCTGACGGTCCTCTTGGCGCTCGCCGTCTCCGGCTGCACGTCGGCTGCTCCGACGACGACCGCCGTCCCGGAGGCGCCGGCCGCTGCGGCGACATCGACAACCGCACCGACGACCACCATCCCCGCGTCCACCACCACGACAACGACCACGACGACCACCATGGCTCCAACGACCACAGCGGTCGGGTTCGCAGAGGTAGAGGGGATCGGTGACTCCTACTTTCCGACGCTCGGCAACCCCGGCTACGACGTCGCCAACTACCACCTCGACCTCACGTTCGACCCGGCGACGGGGACGCTCACCTCCCTCGTGACGATCGCCGCCGCCGCCACCAGCGACCTCGCCCGGTTCAACCTCGACTTCATCGGGTTCGAGATCACCGAGTTGACCGTCGACGCCGCCCCGGCGCTCTGGGACAGGACGACCGAGGAGTTGACCGTCGAGCCGCCGGCGCCGATCGCAGCAGGCGAGGACTTCGTCGTGACGGTCGCCTACCACGGCAAACCGGTCGCCACGACGTCTTCTGCGATCCCCCTCAACGTCGGATGGTCGACCGTCAACGGCCAGAGCTACGTCGTCGCCGAGCCGGATGCCGCCCGGACCTGGTTCCCGTGCAACGACCATCCGGCGGACAAAGCGGCGTTCACCTTCCGGATCACCGTCCCGGACGGGACGACCGCGGCGGCGAACGGCGAGCACATCGAGACCGTCACGGACGTCGGCGCCTCGACGTGGGTCTGGGAGCTCGACGAGCTGATGGCGCCTTACCTGGCGACGGTGGTGATCGGGGACTTCTCGATCGTCCCCGACGACTCGGGGCCGGATATCGGCGGGGTCGCCATCCGCAACGTGCTGCCGCCAGACTTGGCGGCGGCACCACCGGGCGCCCTCGACCAGCAGGCCGAGATGATCGAGTTCTTCTCGGAGCGCTTCGGGCCATACCCGTTCGACGAGTACGGGATCGCCATCGTCGACGGGTTCCCGGCAGCCCTCGAGAACCAAACCCTCTCGGTGTTCGGCCGGGGGTTCGCAGAGTCTCCCGACTTCGAGATCGTGCTCGTCCACGAGCTCGCCCACCAGTGGTTCGGCGACGTCGTCTCTCTCGCCCAGTGGAAGGACATCTGGCTCAACGAAGGCTTCGCCTCGTACGCAGAGTGGCTGTGGATCGAGGCCCAGTTCGGGGAGGAGGCACTCGCTCTGGGAATCGAGCAGGAGCGCCAGGCATTCGCGGCCTTCGGACTTCCCCCTCCCGGGTCTCCTCCAGCGGGCGACCTGTTCAACGGGTCGGTCTACCGCGTCGGTGCCATGACGCTGCACGCCCTCCGCCTCACGGTCGGCGACGAGAACTTCTTCGACATCCTGCGGTCGTACGTCGACCGCTTCGCAGGCGGCGTGGCATCGACGGATGACTTCATCGGCGTGGCGAGCGAGGTGTCGGGCGAGGACATGCGGCCTCTCTTCGAAGCATGGCTCTATGGCGACGAGATCCCGGCGTTCCCGACCCCCTGA